ACCAGGATAAAACTGGGTTGGGTGTGCGGTAAGTACCAGGCGTAATGAAAAATCTTTCAGCTTTTCGCTAATGTCCTGGCGGGCCTCATCGCTAATAGCAGCATGTTGCAAAAGGCTTTGCAGGGTACCACTATCATCAAACTTACCTATTTTATTAAATGACGAATCTTCAATGGCATCAAACAAAACTACCTGACGTTCAATATACTGAATAAACCTGAACATACGGTTGATCTGTTCCCGGTGATCGATATCCGGTACGTACTTTTCGAAAAACGATTCGATGATCTCGGTTGGCGAGCCATGGGTAATAGCACCCTTTTCGCAATGTGAACTGAAGAACGGCAATAAGATACCGGTATCTTTTACCTGGTAAAACGGTAGCGTTTGAAACAAACTGTTATATAACTCAAATCGGGTAACAACCTCGTTGTTAAAGGCTGCTTCTCTTTGGTTGAGTTTTAACGTTGGCGACATAGTAAAAAATTAAATTGAGGTAAAATTGATTGGTTTAGCCTGAGGCCTTTTTCCGGGGGGTGAATTTACTGATCTTTAATTTAATTTCATTAAAAAGTAAATATTTATTAACACGATTATGCAATTAATATGATTTTCATCAAAAAAATGACCATAAATTAAAATTATGTAAATTTACAACCGCATTTTTGGCCTGTAAATTATATTAATAAAAACAGCGCCGGGGCAAACAAATTTTCTTATAATAGTTGGGCTATTTACAACGTATACCTGTTACCATGTCAATAAACAAAAGGGAAGTAAAAAGTTTCTTTTACAGTCAATATTTTTCAGATGGCATCAGGATCTGTATAGGCATTTTACTGCCTTCGTTGCTGTTAATGCAGTTTGGCAAGTTTGATCTGGGCCTAACCCTTTCGCTGGGCGCATTGTGTATTTGCGTAATTGACACACCCGGACCGGTGTCGCACAAGCGCAACGCCATGGCAGCGGGCAACCTGTGTTTGTTTTTGGTGGCGGTTATCACCGGCTTCGCACGTCTTAATGTATTTACGCTCGGTATCGAAATTACCTTTTTCGCCTTTTTGTTTTCCATGTTTACGGTGTATGGCAACAGGGCGGCTTCGGTAGGTACCTGTTCATTGCTCATCATGATTTTCATGATGGATAAAGCGCTTGATGCACCCGAGGTTTTGGGTTACAGTGCCATCATTCTGGCCGGTGGCGTTTGGTATATGATATTCAGCCTGCTGTTTTTCGGCATCCGCCCCTATCGCGCAGCCCAGCAGGCCCTTGGCGAAAACGTAACCGATATAGCCCGCTTTTTACGCATTAAGGCCGATTTTTATTTGTCGGATACCGATATCGATGCCAATTATCACAAGCTGGTTTCCAAACAGATCCAGGTGAGCCAACACCAGGATGCCGTGCGCGAACTACTGTTTAAAAGCCGCATTATGGCCCGCGAATCTACCGCGCCGAGCAGGATACTGGTATTAACTTTTGTTGACCTGGTGGATATTTATGAGCAGATTATGGCTACGCATTATGATTATGGTCACATCCGCGAGCAGTTTAAAGATACCGGCATCCTGGCCGAAATAGCCCGCATTATCCACAGCATGGCCGACGAACTGGACGATATAGCATACATTGTGCTATCCAATACCCGCCGCCGCCACCTTACCGATTTTACAACCGAGCTGGAGAAGCTAAAACTAAAAATTGATTCGATTGGCAAAAGCAAACACGAAACAAGCAACCTTGTACTTAAAAAAATCCTGATCAATCTGCGCTCGCTGAACGAGGGGATCAATAACATTTACAAATATTACAGCTCAAAAGCAGCCGAATCATTAAACGCGCCCAAGGGCGACGTGGAGTACACCGCCTTTGTATCCCACCAGGATTTTGCCCCGCATATCTTCTTTGATAACTTTACGCTGGCCTCCGGGGCGTTTAAACATGCCTTGCGGGTGGCGCTGGTTTGTTTGGTGGGCTTTATTACCGCCAAATTTGTATCGCTGGGACACCACAGTTACTGGGTGTTGCTTACCATTATTGTAATTTTAAAGCCAGGCTTCAGTCTCTCAAAACAGCGTAATTACCAACGTTTAATAGGCACCATTGGCGGCGGCGTTATCGGCATTGCCATATTAACCTTTATCCCCAATGTAACGGCACAATTCATTTTCCTGGTGATATTTATGCTGGGGGCTTACAGCTTTCAGCGCCTTAATTATGTAGTAAGCGTTATTTTCATGACGCCTTATGTGCTTATCCTGTTTAAGTTTTTAGGCGTAGGATTACTGGATGTAGCCCAGGAGCGCATCCTCGACACCATTATCGGCTCGAGCATAGCGCTTATTGCCAGCTACCTGATATTCCCCACCTGGGAGTTTGAACAGATCCAGGAGACCCTGCGCGAGGTTATTGTGGCCAATATCAACTACCTGGTTACCATTGCCGAAAGCATCTCGGGCAAAACCATCAGCGTAACAACTTATAAACTGGCCCGTAAAGAGGTTTACGTAAAATCCGCCAACCTCTCGGCCGCTTTCGAACGGATGACTTCCGAACCCAAAAGCAAACAGCGTAAAATAAAAGATGTACACAAGTTTGTGGTACTTAACCACATCCTCTCATCCTACATCGCCACCATAGCCTCGGCACAAAGCAAAAAAGAAATTCCCGTAGCCCATCCCGACGCCATGAGGCTGATTAAAAAAAGCATCACCGTACTTAATGATACCGGCAAAAA
The sequence above is a segment of the Mucilaginibacter celer genome. Coding sequences within it:
- a CDS encoding FUSC family membrane protein; the encoded protein is MSINKREVKSFFYSQYFSDGIRICIGILLPSLLLMQFGKFDLGLTLSLGALCICVIDTPGPVSHKRNAMAAGNLCLFLVAVITGFARLNVFTLGIEITFFAFLFSMFTVYGNRAASVGTCSLLIMIFMMDKALDAPEVLGYSAIILAGGVWYMIFSLLFFGIRPYRAAQQALGENVTDIARFLRIKADFYLSDTDIDANYHKLVSKQIQVSQHQDAVRELLFKSRIMARESTAPSRILVLTFVDLVDIYEQIMATHYDYGHIREQFKDTGILAEIARIIHSMADELDDIAYIVLSNTRRRHLTDFTTELEKLKLKIDSIGKSKHETSNLVLKKILINLRSLNEGINNIYKYYSSKAAESLNAPKGDVEYTAFVSHQDFAPHIFFDNFTLASGAFKHALRVALVCLVGFITAKFVSLGHHSYWVLLTIIVILKPGFSLSKQRNYQRLIGTIGGGVIGIAILTFIPNVTAQFIFLVIFMLGAYSFQRLNYVVSVIFMTPYVLILFKFLGVGLLDVAQERILDTIIGSSIALIASYLIFPTWEFEQIQETLREVIVANINYLVTIAESISGKTISVTTYKLARKEVYVKSANLSAAFERMTSEPKSKQRKIKDVHKFVVLNHILSSYIATIASAQSKKEIPVAHPDAMRLIKKSITVLNDTGKKLEAQNIDFNIGKIPVLDPETEKPVQRAEDVLLKEQLGFINKISYDIAKITDGILSEP